The Acidobacteriota bacterium sequence AGGTCGCCACGGCTCTGGAGGGAGCGTCCGCCCGACTCGTCGCGGAGGCCATGGCCATCTTGCCGGTCAGGACGGGATGCAGGAGCGACCGCCAATCGTTGAAGTCTCCACCGACGAGGCACGCACCATCGTGGCCGACGGCCGCGAACTCGCCGGACTCGGCAAGAAGCCCGAGCTGGTGTGTACGCTCACGAGCCGATAACCCGAGATGAAGGTTGAACACGTCCACGTGTCGGGGGATCCCGTCGTCGCCGTCCATCCGGATGCGGGTATGTTGGCAGCCACGCTTCTTCTTCGCCCCGACCGTCAGGTCAATGTTCCGTTCATGCTCGATGGGATGGCGACTGAGGGTCGCGTTGCCGTAGCGGCCCTTTCGTAGAACGTGATTGTGCCCGACGACGTAGTGTGGAAAGCGCAACGAGACCGCCAGCTCCCGTGCCATGTCCATCTCTCTGGAGCGTGGGACGCCGCAGTCGACTTCCTGCAGCAGAACCACATCCGGGTCATGGTGCGCGACGATGCGTACGATCCGTTCCGGGCGAAACCGTCGGTCCATGCCGATCGCCCGATGGATGTTGTAGGTCAGTACGCGGAGTCTCATGAATCCTCGTCGGATCGACGGCACCTCAGGGCCTCGTTTAACTATTGCGCCGGAAACGGCTAGCAGGCAAATACAGCCCGAGTTTCTCGGAATTGGGCCCCGGGGCAGCGCCCCACTCCGGCGTGCTACTCTCTTGTGGCGACACCCGATTTCCCAGATCGGGTCATGGTTCGGGGGCTCTGAGTCAACAACGCAGGAGGCAAGCTCGATGACACAGTCGATCGCCGTGTTGCTTGTGGACGACCATTCGCTCGTCCGTGAAATGCTCGTTGATCGTCTCTCCCGCGAACAAGATATCCAGATTGTCGGAACCGCTTCAAACGGTGACGACGCCATCGTTCGTGCGGGAGAGTCG is a genomic window containing:
- a CDS encoding endonuclease/exonuclease/phosphatase family protein, producing the protein MRLRVLTYNIHRAIGMDRRFRPERIVRIVAHHDPDVVLLQEVDCGVPRSREMDMARELAVSLRFPHYVVGHNHVLRKGRYGNATLSRHPIEHERNIDLTVGAKKKRGCQHTRIRMDGDDGIPRHVDVFNLHLGLSARERTHQLGLLAESGEFAAVGHDGACLVGGDFNDWRSLLHPVLTGKMAMASATSRADAPSRAVATYPSFSPTGGLDRIYFRGPLKSVSVTRCPLPISRIASDHLPILADFHLD